One segment of Cryptococcus neoformans var. grubii H99 chromosome 2, complete sequence DNA contains the following:
- a CDS encoding activating transcription factor — translation MAAVAQAPPSMPHSSIENSVTRPSSSASNSKRQHSEAPASRGSEENSNLAATLTVTEPTPVEDKESKESGNAQAGSSDKDKPANQASEVQRPPLRPNAVARSRLEQEPNPFEQSFRDSHGPGTSDRDTPPRGTDATSTRHNALPPLSSLTSPAAADPTQFPWLANQSLRSGPLSPAMLTGPQGANQSSTSNNLRSNEGNAEGGFESSGFRTGFTPGTGSGFTPGYNSFINSSLNSLPIPSPNTAAFLNSITNVTPLGESSEIAQAAAAQAQAQGQTASNASSASQNSQSQSSTEPLQPPSAIPPHMQPHPHQPHPLSHAHSPANNHSAHPGQDTITPNTLNALTGVFGDMSRAPAGAPGQNQFFAPAMSAHPGHPGHPGHPHTAHPGIPGVAGVPGVHGVPGHPGVQLPMGYVDYAQHNANAASQAANGLFLLSQAHQELSKREEAEGTPGSAVGGPTGRSSRGGKGSNTSTPQTGSKRKSDGAARGNAKKGKKATGAAAIAASIPVQKKGGSSSGSGNGSEDEDDGNDRKEQKFETEEEKRKNFLERNRQAALKCRQRKKAWLNELQSKVEGLTIENERLQQTVQQMHDEVGRLTAILMQHRDCGLGIPAPYGGRLR, via the exons ATGGCTGCAGTTGCACAAGCACCTCCTTCAATGCCTCACTCGTCTATTGAGAACTCTG TGACCcgaccttcatcttctgcttcGAATTCGAAACGCCAGCACTCTGAAGCTCCTGCGTCAAGAGGCAGTGAAGAAAACTCAAACTTGGCTGCGACTCTGACTGTCACAGAACCGACACCGGTCGAGGATAAGGAGAGCAAGGAAAGCGGGAATGCACAAG CCGGTTCTTCCGACAAAGACAAACCTGCCAACCAAGCTTCTGAAGTACAGAGacctcctcttcgaccTAATGCTGTGGCGCGCTCCCGACTCGAACAAGAACCCAACCCATTCGAACAGTCATTCCGCGACTCTCACGGTCCTGGAACATCTGACCGCGACACCCCTCCTCGTGGTACAGACGCGACCTCTACCCGCCACAACGCTTTAccacctctttcatcaCTCACCAGCCCTGCTGCTGCGGACCCTACTCAGTTCCCCTGGCTTGCCAATCAATCTCTTCGTTCGGGCCCTTTGAGCCCTGCTATGCTCACTGGTCCCCAGGGCGCAAATCAATCTTCAACTTCTAATAATCTCAGGTCCAACGAAGGGAACGCTGAAGGCGGATTCGAGTCTTCAGGTTTTAGGACTGGGTTTACACCTGGTACAGGATCGGGTTTTACCCCTGGTTACAACTCGTTTATAAACTCGTCGCTCAATTCTTTGCCTATTCCTTCGCCGAACACGGCCGCTTTCCTCAACTCAATTACAAACGTCACTCCTCTTGGAGAGAGTAGCGAGATTGCTCAAGCCGCTGCTGCACAAGCACAAGCACAAGGCCAAACAGCGTCCAACgcttcctctgcctcgCAAAATTCTCAGAGCCAGTCTTCTACCGAACCGctccaacctccttccGCTATTCCGCCTCATATGCAACCTCATCCCCATCAACCCCACCCCCTCTCACACGCTCACTCACCAGCAAACAACCATTCTGCCCACCCGGGCCAAGATACAATTACGCCCAACACACTCAACGCGCTTACCGGTGTTTTTGGCGATATGTCCCGAGCTCCTGCCGGTGCGCCTGGCCAAAACCAGTTTTTCGCGCCAGCCATGTCTGCCCATCCCGGTCATCCCGGTCACCCAGGTCATCCACACACTGCACATCCAGGTATCCCTGGCGTAGCCGGCGTGCCAGGCGTCCATGGTGTCCCAGGCCATCCAGGAGTCCAATTGCCGATGGGATATGTAGACTACGCACAACATAATGCTAATGCGGCTTCACAGGCTGCAAACggtcttttccttctcagTCAAGCACATCAAGAGTTGTCaaagcgagaagaagcagaggggACGCCAGGGAGTGCGGTCGGGGGACCTACAGGTCGATCATCACgtggaggaaaaggttcCAACACCTCTACGCCCCAGACCGGGTCAAAGAGGAAATCTGATGGAGCGGCTAGAGGGAATGCcaagaaggggaaaaaggCTACCGGTGCCGCCGCCATTGCTGCTTCTATACCGGtccagaagaagggggGAAGTTCgagtgggagtgggaatggaagtgaagatgaggatgatggaaatGATAGGAAAGAACAAAAGTTTGAgacagaggaggagaagcggAAGAATTTCTTGGAGAGGAATCGACAAG CCGCCCTCAAATGCCGTCAGCGCAAGAAAGCATGGCTCAACGAGCTCCAATCCAAAGTCGAAGGACTTACCATCGAGAATGAACGTCTCCAGCAAACGGTGCAGCAGATGCATGACGAAGTTGGCAGGCTTACTGCTATCTTGATGCAACATCGTGATTGCGGGCTGGGTATCCCTGCGCCTTATGGGGGAAGGTTGCGATGA